The sequence AGTGGTGCATTGTTGTGGCATACGGTTTATCCCTGGCCACAGCGGCCAGCCGGACTGGTTGAAACTGGATTTAAGGAATTGGCAAAAAGGTGGAAGCCGATCCTGGACGTATTTGATGAAAACGGGGTTGACCTCTGTTATGAAATCCACCCCGGCGAAGACCTGCATGATGGTATTTCATATGAAATGTTCCTGAAAGAGGTGGATAACCACCCAAGGGCCAATTTACTCTATGACCCCTCCCATTTTATATTACAGTGCCTGGATTACCTGGAATATATTGATATCTATCATGAAAGGATTAAAATGTTCCATGTGAAAGATGCGGAATTCAATCCAACCGGCCGCCAGGGTGTTTATGGCGGTTACCAAAGCTGGATCAACCGTGCGGGAAGGTTCCGTTCCCTGGGCGATGGCCAGGTAGATTTCAGCAGCATTTTCAGTAAATTGTCGGCTTATGATTTTAAAGGCTGGGCAGTGATGGAATGGGAATGTTGCCTTAAACATCCCGAAGATGGTGCAGCAGAAGGCGCTACCTTTATCCAGGACCATATCATCAGGGTCACAGAAAAGGCTTTTGATGATTTTGCCGGAACTGGCTCAGATGAAGCATTCAACAAAAGAATTCTAGGAATTTAATAAACCAAACAAAGATGAAAAAGTACTTACTAATGGCAGGCATCAGTGCCCTTGCCATCGCCTGCGGAGGTAATCCTTCCGAAAAGAAAGCCGAAGACAGTAAAGCCACCACCGAAGCACCCGCACCTGCCCCTGAGCCAGCCGCCCAGGATGATAAAGGTATCGAGCTGATTGCTGCAAGTGATTGCCTCACCTGCCATAAAGTGAATGAAAAAGCTATCGGGCCAGCCTATGTTGATGTGGCAAAAAAATACACAGCTGATGATGCTACCATTGCAACCCTTGCCGGTAAGATCATTAAAGGCGGAAGCGGCAATTGGGGTGAAGTTCCTATGACGCCGCATCCCCAGGTTACAGAAGATGATGCCAAGACTATGGTGAAATACATCCTCTCACTCAAAAACCAATAATATGTTCCGTACTCTGACGGTCCTTGCCATTAGCTCTCTGAGCCTCGCTTCCTGCAGCTCTTCAAAAAAAGCCTCAGGAGACAGCGCTGCGCCCAATACCCTAAGCAAGCAGGAAATAAAGGATGGTTGGCAATTATTATTCGATGGCACATCTACAAAGGGTTGGCATACCTATGGTAAAACAGCCGTAGGTTCCGCCTGGCAGGTAGTGGATGGAACCCTGCACCTGGATGCCTCGAAAAAAGACAACTGGCAAACCGTTGGCGGTGGCGATATCGTCACCAATGATGCCTATGAGAATTATCACTTCAAACTGGAGTGGAAGATTTCCAAGGACGGTAACAGCGGTGTGATTTTCGATGTGCAGGATGATCCTGCCAAATATGAACATGTTTGGCATACCGGTCCGGAAATGCAGGTATTGGACAACGATGGCCACCCTGATGGAAAGATCAACAAACACCGGGCTGGTAATTTATATGACCTGATTGCTTCCAGTTCTGAGCCGGTTAAACCGGTAGGCGAATGGAACCTGGCCGAAATCATCCAGAACAGGGGAAAACTTGAATTCAAACTGAACGGTGTAACCGTAGTTTCAACCACCATCGGCGATGATGCCTGGCGTACCCTGATCGCCGGCAGCAAGTTCAAGAGCATGCCCGATTTCGGAAAATTCCAATACGGTAAACTCGCGCTCCAGGACCATGGCAACGATGTATGGTTCCGTAATATAAAAATTCAAAAACTCTAATTTAAACGCCGCGTTTGCGGCGTTTTTTTTCCATTATGCAACAAAAAATCAACGTACTCGGCACGGTAATCATTTGCTGCCTGTTATTTGCCTGTAAACCGGCTGCAAAGGTCAGCCAATCTAAATCTCTCCTGGTATTTTCAGCCACCAAAGGCTACAGGCATGAATCCATTGAAGATGGCATTGCGGCGATCCGGAAAATTGCGGTGGCAAAAAACTGGACGGTAGTAGCCACTGAAGACAGCGCTTATTTCACTACAGACAACCTGAAGAATTTTTCGGGGATCGTTTTCCTGAATACGACCGGTGACGTACTAGGCGAGCCCGGCCAACAGGCGCTGGTGGATTATGTACATAATGGCGGCGGTATTGCGGGCATCCATGCTGCTACTGATTGCGAATACAACTGGCCATGGTACAACAAACTGATGGGGGCTTATTTTGAATCACATCCCGCACAACAGACCGCTACCCTTAAAGTAGTGGGAAAACATCCGGCAACGGCCATGCTACCAGCCAACTGGAGCCGTAAAGATGAATGGTATAATTTCAGGAGTGTTTCGCCCGATATTACCGTGCTACTGATGCTGGATGAAACTACCTATAAAGATGGCAAAATGGGTGCAAACCATCCCTCGGCCTGGTACCATAGTTTTGAAGGCGGCAAGGTTTTCTATACAGCACTTGGACATACCCGGGAATCTTATACGGAGCCCTTATTTCTTGAGCATATCACGGCCGGGATCACCTCCGTTCTGAAGTAACCCGTTTACCAGTTTATCGCTGTAAATGATGGCATCCCAGGCCTTCACACTTTCTTTTGTGGCAGGATTCAGGATGCGTAACTCCACCGTATGCTTTCCTTTCGGGAGATCGTATTTCCAGGCCAGCTCATGCCGCCTTTTAATATAATCAACCGGCAGCACCGGTGATTCCACCAATTTACCATCCACATACAAGGCCGTTTTAAAGACATATTCCGCCCCACTTCCCCCTTTATCTGCGTGCCCCTTGATCACAAAGCCTGTGCCCTCAAAATCAAAGCGCAATACATCTTTTGCCTCCGACCATTTTACCGGGATCTTCACCACCGGGTACGACCCGTCAAAACTTTTTTCAAACTGCACCGCCCGAACCGGCTGCGATTTTATCGTTATTTTTTCGCCATCCACTTTCCCGCCATTCCGCCTGATATTCTCGAGGGCATGTTTGTACCCAACTTCATACACCGTTTTCAATGACATGGTGGTATATTTGAAATTGATGCCCTCGGCTTCCTGCAAACCCATTTTCCAATAGGCTGGAATTTTATCATACCCTAATACTGTTCCGAGTATACCGCCCGCTGTAGATGGATTACAATCGGCATCCTGGCCGCACCGGGTCGAGATCTCCAGGGTCTTCGTAAAATCCTTCCCCCCATATAATAAACCGATCACCACATACGCTGCATTCACTTTTGCATCAATATTAAAGGGATGGAAAACGCCATCCGGGCAACCAATATCATCCGCCCATTTCTTCTGTACTTCCAGCCATGTCTGCTTCCAGTCATTGGGATATTTTTTATGCCAGCCGATCACATCATTGATACATTGGTAGAACTCACTTTGCTTCGGAATGGATTTTAGTGCTTCTCCAACAATGAAATTCATATCGCTTGAAATAAAGGCCAGGGAATACATGGCGCCAACGTATACGCCGCCATACCAGCCATCACCATAGTTCATGATATGGCCGATGCGATCGGAAATGGCTGAAGCGGCATTGGGCATACCCGGACTCATCAGTCCCGCGAAATCTGCCTCGATCTGGTAATCGATGCAATCGGCATGCGGATTATTTTTCCAATGGCCCGAAGCCGGTGCCTTCATGCCCTGCAGGATATTATACCGCGCGGCCTGGTTGGCATGCCATAACAAATAATCTGCATGGGCAAAGGCGTTGGCAAAAGAATCAATAGGCGCATCGAAGCCGTATTTGTTGAATACATCCACAAAGGTCAGGTCCATGTACAGGTCATCGTACAAACCCGGAATATTCAGCATGGTTTCCTTGAGGTAACCATCATACCAGAGCAGGGGTTGGTAGTCGCCGATAAAAGAACCCTGGAACCCGAACTCGTATGGACCACCGAAGGTTACCCCGATGGTTTGTCCGGCCCAGCCACCTTTTATCTTGTTGCTTAATTCAGGGGCGGAAATGGTCACGGATGACTGGGCAATACCGGCCTTCATCATCAGCAACAAAGAGAGCAGGGCAAGAAATTGTTTCATATAGCTGGCTTTAAAAATTCTATTGTACCATGTCATGGAATAGTTTATCAAGGGCGGCAAGCGGATCATTACAAAATCCGGGATGCACTTTAGATGTCTGGATGACCGTGCTGCGCGTCGCCGTGAGCCACCTGAAACGGGAAGCCAGGTCGAGCTCGCCAATCGGTCCGGCGTCTGGCGCACCTTTACAAATCCGTTCGAGTGATTGCAGGTAACTGTTCAATTCCTCCAGGTCCAAATCAGCACTGAATGCCTGCAAACGCTTTTCATCGAGTGCATATCTAGCCTGCAGGAATTTCGCCGGCCTGGAATAGAGGATCACGCCCACATTCAGGAATTCCTCCCGCTCCACCCTGGGCACCACGCGTATGATGGCGTATTCAAATAAGTTTTGTGCGGGCATCTTGGGCTTCTTTTAGGAAAATACCGGCATGACTGATCCGGGTCATCAGGAACTGGTAATATACTTCCCGGATTTCATCGGGTGTACCTGTAAAATCTTTCAGCAGCCATTCATCCGGGACCAGGGAAACAATATTTCGGATAAGGCCGGGTGTTAGTACCTGCCTGCAATGTTCATCTGCCTCAGCTAATGCTGAAGCGAAGGGCAGCAGCACATGGTCCTTCACCTGTACAAAAGGCTTGGAAGCCTGTATTTCCCAGTTATCCCAGGCATGGTGAAAATATAAAGCTGCGCCATGGTCGATCAGCCAGAGTTCCTTGTACCACATTAGCAGGTTGGTATTACGGCTGGTGCGGTCCACATTCATCAGCAGGCTGTCGAGCCACACAATTTTGGAGGCCAGCAATGGGTCAATATGTTTTACGGTTGGGTCGAAGCTGATAGAGCCTGAGAGGTAATGCAGTCCGAGGTTCAGTCCCACGCTGCTTTTCAGCAGGTCCTGGATCTCTTCATCGGGCTCGGTACGACCGAAGGCTTCATCGATAATGGCGAATACGATCTCCGGGATTTTCAGTCCGATGGCCCGGGCCATTTCGCCGCCGATCAGTTCGGCGATCAGGGCCTTGATCCCCTGCCCTGCACCACGAAATTTCAGTACATATAAAAATCCATCATCGGCCTCGGCGATGGCCGGCAGCGAGCCGCCTTCGCGCAGTGGGGTAACATAGCGGGTCACCTGAACCGTCCTGATCGATAATGGGTTGATGGGCATTAAAACTGAAATTAAACAATTTCGAGTATCACCTTGAGTTACACTGCACTTGTTTTGCTTTGTATTCAATATAAACCTTCGGAAAGTGAAAAATCGGGAGCGAAAAAGGAAAATCCGGGAGTGATTTCTTTGTTGTTTTTATTGAATCATCAAATGCAGATTGTTACAACGTTATACATATGCGGACGACAAGTTTTGACCACGCTAATTACGTTGGCCAAATAATGGGGGAGCCAACCCACCCACTCTGGAAATTCGCATCCAGCCGCCTTACAATCTATTGATATACAATATAATACATCGCCATAAGGGGGTCTACGCTTTATATTGCCGTCATCACTGTAGGAATAAGCCGGGAATAAGCCGGGAATAAGCCGGGAATAGTATAGGAATAAAAAAAGAGGCGACCTGGTCAGGCCGCCTCTTGCATAAAGACCTCCGGGAATCTTACACCAGGTTGGCCATGATATATTTAGCGCTCGATTGGATAGCACCAACCGGGTCAGGCACATAATTATTCTCCTGCTCTACATAGAAATGTTTCATGCCCGATAACTTTGCAAACTTGAAGATGCCTTTGTAATCAATGGCGCCATTACCCACTTCGGTTTGTTTGGTGCGGTCAGCTTTATCCATGTCTTTCACATGCCACATCGGTACACGCCCCTTTAGTTTTTCAAATAACTGCTGCGGGTCTTTTCCGGCAAAAACAGTCCAATAAAGGTCCAATTCAAATTTAACCAGGTTCTCATCGGTCTGGGAAGTGAGGATATCATACCCGGTTGTTCCACTATAATCCTTGAACTCAAAATCGTGGTTATGGTAGGCGAGCTGAATGCCGGCCTTCCTGGTCATTTCACCGGCCACATTCAATTTTGCAGCCAGTCTTTTATAATCATCAAGGCTGGTTCGTTTTTCTGCAGGCAGGTAAGGAACCACCAGGTATTCGTGCTTCATGACATGCGCGGTCTCGATCAGGTCATTTATCTCAGCCTTTCCTTCCTCTTCAGCGCCCCAAAGGAATTTAGGTGGCATGTAGTGGCCGCTGGGTGAGGTAAGTTCAAGTGTCTTGGCATAAGCAGCAAACTCTTTCACCGTCATACCAAAGTATTTACCGGCACCATAACCGAAGGTTTCAATTTCAGTATACCCGGCTGCAGCTACCTGGTTCAAAACACCCTTAGGGTCTTTTGCGATCAATTCCCGGAGCGTATATAATTGGATACCGATGGCATGCTTTTTCTTATCCGCCCAAAGCAGGTTGGGCATCAACATGGCGGCCGGTGTAATTAGTCCGGCTTGTTTCAAAAAGGATCTGCGGGTGGTCATTTTGGCAAGTTTAATTTTTGACAAGATTCATTTCATTGCGGGACACCAATTTACAAATTTCCGCCGTGTAACCTTTTCAAATTTAAGCGGGCACAAAAAAAGCCGGTCCTGAAAAGGACCGGCGCTATAAAAAGGTAGAATATACAATGGTTAGATGCGGAAGTGCGAGAACGCTTTGTTGGCTTCAGCCATACGGTGCGTATCTTCTTTCTTCTTGAATGCACCACCTTCACCCTTGCTGGCAGCAACGATCTCGTTCGCCAGTTTATCAGCCATGCTACGACCATTCCTGTCGCGGCTATAGCGGATCAGCCATTTGATGCTGAGGGAGATTTTCCTGTCCGGGCGAACCTCTGCAGGAATCTGGAAGGTAGCACCACCAATACGGCGGCTACGAACTTCAACAGCTGGTGTTACATTGGCGATAGCCCTTTTCCAGATCTCATAACCGTCTTCATTGGTCATTTTACTAACCTTGTCAACCGCGTCATAAAAAATTTCAAATGCTACACTCTTTTTACCCTGCCACATGATATTATTCACAAAACGGGTAACCAGCTTATCGTTATACCTGGCATCAGGTGCCAGTGGTAATTTTTTGGCTTGCGCTTTCCTCATGGAAGAACTATTTTATAATTATTTTTTACCGGCTGGTTTAGCACCACCTGTTTTATCTTTCTTGGTTCCGTATTTAGAACGGCTTTGTTTCCTGTCTTTCACACCGGCAGTATCCAGGCTACCACGAACAATGTGGTAACGTACACCCGGCAAATCCTTCACACGACCGCCGCGGATCAGCACGATGGAGTGCTCCTGCAGGTTGTGGCCTTCACCCGGAATATAGGCAATCACCTCTACCTTGTTGGTCAAACGAACTTTCGCCACTTTACGTAAAGCGGAGTTTGGTTTTTTAGGGGTTGTGGTGTACACACGTGTACAAACACCACGACGTTGCGGACAAGCATCCAGCGCCCTGGATTTGCTCTTGGCCTTGATGATTTCTCTACCTTTTCTTACTAATTGCTGTATTGTAGGCATTCTAACCTTTATTTATTTGGGACGGCAAAGGTAAATTCCAATACCGAAAAAACAAAATAAAATTCTAAACCGGCCACATCCATTGATGGATATCGGCTGTCTTACCTTCCCGGATGTCTGCAAGGCGCTGTTTTACTGCCATGGCAACAGGTGCATTGTTGACATCAAATTGCATAATGAACTCCTTGTATTTCAACTCTTTAATCAAGGCGATCACTGCTGCGGTACCTGTCCCGAAAACTTCTTTCAGTTGCCCTTTACCATATGCGTCCAGCAGCTCATCAATACTGATCCGCCGCTCTTCTACAGGAATACCCATCTCCCGCAGCATGGTAATCACCGAATCACGGGTAACGCCGGCCAGGATGGTGCCTTCTTCCAGGGATGGCGTTACCGCTACCCCATTGATCATAAAGAACACGTTCATCATACCCACTTCCTGCAGCCATTTGTGTTCAAAAGCATCTGTCCACAACACCTGGTCATACCCTTCCTGCTTTGCCGTTGTAGCGGCCAGCATGCTGCCGCCGTAGTTCCCGGCATTTTTTGAAAACCCAACACCACCCGGGGCCGCCCTGGTATAGGCCTCTTCTACCACAATTTTCATGGGGGCGGCAAAATAAGGTCCCGTTGGACTCAAAATGATCAGGAATTTATAGGTCTCTGATGGCCGTACACCCAGCATGGTGTCTGTTGAAAACATAAATGGCCGGATGTACAGGGAATGGTCCTTACCGCCGGGTATCCAGTTCTTATCAATGGAAATGAGCTTGCGCATGCCTTCCATGAAGATCTCTTCGGGAACTTCCGGCATATTCATCCTGGCGGCGGATTTGTTGAACCGCTTGTAGTTTTCTATTGGCCGGAACACAAATGCATTGCCTTTGTCATCTTTATACGCCTTGATGCCTTCAAAAATCGCCTGCCCATAATGCAGTGCGGCCAGGGAAGGGTCCAGTTGTAATGGCTGGTACGGTTTGATCGATACGTTCTTCCACTCGCCATCCGCATAATCCGCTTCCAGCATATGATCGGTAAAATATTTGCCAAAAGGAATATTCTCCAACGGAATGTCATTCAGTTTACTACGACCTACCCGGGTAACCGGAATATCAAAAGCTGCGATCATATTTTGTACATTTGCTGCAAAGAAACAAACAAAATTTCCGGCAGCCAAACCAGCCGGCAAATTTTACTAACATTTGTTAGCATATCACTGCACAAATTATATCCCTTCATGGATCTGAACGATATTCCCCTTTCTGACCACTTAATAACGGCACTCTATGCCCATACCCTGGTGCTCACTGAACCTGGTGATGCCAAAAAGGGGCCCATCCAGCCAGTGGCAACGGATGAAAAAAAGCCGGCCGGAAATATCCAGTTCCTAGGAAAGAACAACCAGAATTTTGTGATCCTGGTGAACTACCCGGATCAATTGCACCTGCCGGACGAAAGTTTTAATTTTTTAGGGACAGTGTTAAAAGCCTGCCAGTTAAACGCTGCGGATATCGCCATCGTGAACCTGGCCCACCAGGATCTTTCATTACAGCTCATACTCGACCAATTATCACCAAAGGTCATTCTTGCTTTTGGAACGGGACATACCTTACCTGGCTTACCGGTGGCCATCCAACTGGTTCCTGCCAAAACAGCCCGTTTCCAGTATATGCAGGCCCCCGGCCTTGAAACGCTTCTCCAGGGTGGGGATGCGGTGAAACCCCAGAAGAAACAATTATGGGAAGGTTTAAAACAAATGCTACAACTCTAACCTGTCCATGCAATTAATATTCGCCAGCAATAACACTAACAAAGTGAAGGAGATCCAGCAAATCCTTCCACCCGGAATAGAATTGGTATCGCTGAAAGATGCAGGTATATTGATTGATATTCCCGAACCGCACGATAGCCTTGAAGCCAATGCGCGGGAAAAGTCCACCACTATTTTCCAGCTGACCGGAAAGGATTGCTTTAGTGAGGATACCGGCCTTGAAGTAATGGCCCTGGGTGGCGCACCCGGCGTAAGGTCGGCCAGGTATGCCGGTGAAAAAGCTGATCCGGCGGCCAATACAGCGAAATTATTAGATGTGCTTCTTAATAATAATGACAGGCGGGCCCGGTTCAGAACCGTGATTTCCTTAATTTTAGCCGGTACCGAATACCAGTTCGAAGGGATCTGCACAGGGCAGATCAGCCATTTCCCCAAAGGGAACAATGGTTTTGGTTATGATCCTGTATTTATCCCTGACGGAGAAACCCGCAGTTTTGGGGAAATGTCTATGGACGAGAAAAAAATTTACAGTCACCGGCGTAAAGCTACTGACCAGCTGGTCAGTTTCCTGGCGAAACAAATAATATAGTGGCGTCTACAGGCAACCAAAATATCATGGACAGCGACTTAATTAAAGGAAGTATCGAGGGCGACCCCAGGATGCAGGAAGAATTGTATAAAAGATTTGCCCCAAAAATGTATGCGGTTTGCCTCAGGTATGCCGGAAATAATGATGATGCGCAGGACTTGTTACAGGAGGGGTTTATCAAGGTATTCAGAAACCTGGCCAAATTCAGGAATGAAGGTTCCTTTGAAGGATGGATAAGAAGGGTTTTTGTAAATACTTCCATTGAACACTATCGGCGAAAAGTTCACCTTAATAGTATTTCTGACCAGGATGAAAAAGTAATTGAAGATGCATCTGTGTCGGTATTGGACCAATTGGCAGAAAGGGATATTATCCAATTGGTGCGGGAGTTGTCACCAGGTTATCGCGCTGTTTTCAACCTGTATGTGATTGAAGGTTACTCGCACAAGGAAATTGCAGAAATGCTGCATATCAGTGAAGGAACCAGCAAGTCACAATTGGCCAGGGCAAAATCAATTCTTCAAAAAAAGGTTGCTGACTATTTAGGCGAACAACGTAAATAACCAAAAGGGAATGTCTGATCAGCTACGCAATAAAATTCAACAATGGGAAGCCAGCCCACCAGAAAATGCCTGGGCTAATATTGCAGTAGCTTTACAGGAGGTCAATGCCGAAGCCCGGCTCGCGCATAGACTCCAGGAGCATGAAGAAAGTCCGCCACCCGCCATCATGGCCATTGTGCTGGACCAGCTGCAACCAAAGGAAAAACCACAAATGCCCCAGGCACCTGTTATCCCGCTCCAACCACTTTATCCTTATCTTTTCAGGTATGGGGCAGCGGCAGCCCTGATCGGTATAATAGCATGGGTCTTTGTCGGAAACCCATTCTGGAAAAATGTGCAGCAGGATAATGCCGCTACCCTTGCTAACCAGGCAGGGGCCGCACCGGTCCCAACCACAGAACCGGCTCCTTCCATCGCAACGGCCATTACGGGTAACGCTGGCACCAATAAGGAAACTACCCCACCGGAAGACCAAATTGTTTCAAATGACCTGCCGGCCAGGGATCCCAAATATGCTGTGGTGCGGCATACCCATATTCCTGCCAAAGCAACCGGCGCATTCACCCACAGCCCCACCCTATCCCAGGCTCCGGCCTTAAGCCAGCAATTATTACCGGTCCAGGACAGGAACCTGCGCTACATTACCATCTATTCCGAAAACGGGGCACCTATCCGGCTTTCAGCCAAGTTTGCGCCTTTGTATTATGCGATGTACCATCCCGACGACAACAGCGCCCCGCGCATTGCCGAAAACCTCCTGCAACAAATGCAGCAACAAATGTCCAGGCGACCTTTTATCCCGGATCCAAACAACCATTTTGACATGATCATGCTGGTTGACCTGCTGCAACAGGAACAATAGTTTATTTTTACGCCAAACCTGAAGTATGGCGAGGATTAAGCTGGATATTCCTGACCGTTTTGTTTTCCAAACGAAACTCACCGTGCGCATCACCGACCTCAATTATGGCGGTCATGTCGGGAATGATGCCCTGCTGGGTTTGATCCATGAAGTAAGGATGCAATTCCTGCAGCACGCAGGGTATACTGAGCTGGATGTTTCAGGAGCCGGACTCATCATGAGTGATGTAGCCATTGAATTCAGGCAGGAATTATTTTATGGCGATGTCATCCTGGCCAGTGTTGTGGCCAATGATTTCTCAAGGGTGGGATTTGATATTTGCTACCGGTTTGAAAAACTCACTGAAGGGAAAAACCAACTGGTTGCCCTGGCTAAAACAGGTATGGTCTGTTATGATTATGCAGCAAAAAAAATACAGGCAGTTCCTGGTGGCGTGAAGGAGCAACTTGGCCTCGAAGAATAAATACAGTGTCAGGCGTTCCAGATTGCCCAGCTTTCTTCGGCCTGTATGATGAGCATGTCATGGCCATTTTCAATCACTGCTCCTTTCGATTTTCCTGCAGACAGGAATTTTGTTTCCGCCGGATTGTAAACCAGGTCATATAAATAATGCCGCTCACTCACCTGCCCGTAATCCAGTGGTGGCATGGATTCCGTGTTGGGGGCCATCCCCAGCGGCGTTGTATTGATCCATAAAGTGGCATACTGCAGGTCTTCCTTTTTTAATGCGCCGTACTCCCGGATCCCCTTTTCCGGGTCAGCCTTGCGGCTTATAACGGTAAAGGGTATTTGCAGTTGTTGCAATACATACTGAACGGCTTTTGATGCACCTCCTGTTCCCAATACCAATGCGGCATTATGGTGGTGACCGAGTTTTTTCCGCAGCGACTTTTCAAACCCGACCACATCAGTATTGTACCCGGTAAGCTGTTTGTTCTGGATACGGATGCAATTACAGGCGCCAATGGCGGCAACTACGGGGCTTACATGATGCAGGTAGCTGGTCACTTTTTCTTTATGGGGAATGGTCACATTGATACCTTCCAGTTGCGGATGCGCAGCTAAGAGCGCCGGGAAGTCACTGATATGCTCCAGCGGGAAATTATCATAACGCGCATCCACACCCTCAGCTTCAAATTTAGCCGTGAAAAATCCTTTGGAAAATGAATGTCCCAACGGATATCCGATAAGGCCAAACTGCCGGGTCATACCAGTTCTTTATCGAGGAATAAACTAAAGGTATCGCCCCTTAGCCCTACACGCATGGCTTCGAGGGAGATGATCTCAGCGGGTGCTATATTTCCCAGGTTGACGTTACAGCCGATCAATTCAATAAAATACAATTGCTGGGCTTTTTGCGGGGCTTCCCATAAGATTTTTTCTTCCGGGATCTGGGTTAGGATTTCCTGTACCAGGCCTTCCCGCACTTCACCACTTCCGCGGTAAATACCCACGTTACCCGCTTCACGGGCTTCTGCGATAACGTAAGTGGATCCTGCATCCAGTTCAGCCCGCATGAGTTCAATCCATTTATATGGCGGGATGATGTGCGCGGCATCCTTACTGCCTACTTCACTTAAAACTGTACCATGTTTGGTCAGCTTTTCAATATACCCGCATTTTTCTGTGTGCGGAATGGTAATGGAACCATCACTTACTTCCATATAGGATATGCCGTATTCCTTGCAAACATTGATATAATCTTCAAACTGGTTGCGGATCAGGAAGGCTTCAAAAAGGGTACCGCCAAAATATACCGGGATATCATAGGATCGGTACACATCCAGTTTTTCACGCAGGTTGGGCGTAACATAAGATGTACCAAAACCAAGCTTAACAATATCAACATGGGGATAGGCAACACTCATGAAATTTTTACTCTCTTCGATACTCAGCCCCTTATCCATGATCATGGTAATTCCTTTGGTACGGGGCCGGG comes from Flavihumibacter fluvii and encodes:
- a CDS encoding sugar phosphate isomerase/epimerase family protein; protein product: MTTVKGPGIFLAQFLGDKAPFNNLQSICLWAESLGFKGVQIPSWDSRCIDLQKAAESKTYADEIRGIVEDAGLKITELSSHLQGQLVAVHPAYNELFDGFAPEAVRGNAVARTEWAVQQLKYAAKASQNLGLNAHATFSGALLWHTVYPWPQRPAGLVETGFKELAKRWKPILDVFDENGVDLCYEIHPGEDLHDGISYEMFLKEVDNHPRANLLYDPSHFILQCLDYLEYIDIYHERIKMFHVKDAEFNPTGRQGVYGGYQSWINRAGRFRSLGDGQVDFSSIFSKLSAYDFKGWAVMEWECCLKHPEDGAAEGATFIQDHIIRVTEKAFDDFAGTGSDEAFNKRILGI
- a CDS encoding c-type cytochrome — encoded protein: MKKYLLMAGISALAIACGGNPSEKKAEDSKATTEAPAPAPEPAAQDDKGIELIAASDCLTCHKVNEKAIGPAYVDVAKKYTADDATIATLAGKIIKGGSGNWGEVPMTPHPQVTEDDAKTMVKYILSLKNQ
- a CDS encoding 3-keto-disaccharide hydrolase, with protein sequence MFRTLTVLAISSLSLASCSSSKKASGDSAAPNTLSKQEIKDGWQLLFDGTSTKGWHTYGKTAVGSAWQVVDGTLHLDASKKDNWQTVGGGDIVTNDAYENYHFKLEWKISKDGNSGVIFDVQDDPAKYEHVWHTGPEMQVLDNDGHPDGKINKHRAGNLYDLIASSSEPVKPVGEWNLAEIIQNRGKLEFKLNGVTVVSTTIGDDAWRTLIAGSKFKSMPDFGKFQYGKLALQDHGNDVWFRNIKIQKL
- a CDS encoding ThuA domain-containing protein gives rise to the protein MQQKINVLGTVIICCLLFACKPAAKVSQSKSLLVFSATKGYRHESIEDGIAAIRKIAVAKNWTVVATEDSAYFTTDNLKNFSGIVFLNTTGDVLGEPGQQALVDYVHNGGGIAGIHAATDCEYNWPWYNKLMGAYFESHPAQQTATLKVVGKHPATAMLPANWSRKDEWYNFRSVSPDITVLLMLDETTYKDGKMGANHPSAWYHSFEGGKVFYTALGHTRESYTEPLFLEHITAGITSVLK
- a CDS encoding ADP-ribosylglycohydrolase family protein, producing the protein MKQFLALLSLLLMMKAGIAQSSVTISAPELSNKIKGGWAGQTIGVTFGGPYEFGFQGSFIGDYQPLLWYDGYLKETMLNIPGLYDDLYMDLTFVDVFNKYGFDAPIDSFANAFAHADYLLWHANQAARYNILQGMKAPASGHWKNNPHADCIDYQIEADFAGLMSPGMPNAASAISDRIGHIMNYGDGWYGGVYVGAMYSLAFISSDMNFIVGEALKSIPKQSEFYQCINDVIGWHKKYPNDWKQTWLEVQKKWADDIGCPDGVFHPFNIDAKVNAAYVVIGLLYGGKDFTKTLEISTRCGQDADCNPSTAGGILGTVLGYDKIPAYWKMGLQEAEGINFKYTTMSLKTVYEVGYKHALENIRRNGGKVDGEKITIKSQPVRAVQFEKSFDGSYPVVKIPVKWSEAKDVLRFDFEGTGFVIKGHADKGGSGAEYVFKTALYVDGKLVESPVLPVDYIKRRHELAWKYDLPKGKHTVELRILNPATKESVKAWDAIIYSDKLVNGLLQNGGDPGRDMLKK
- a CDS encoding DUF3037 domain-containing protein yields the protein MPAQNLFEYAIIRVVPRVEREEFLNVGVILYSRPAKFLQARYALDEKRLQAFSADLDLEELNSYLQSLERICKGAPDAGPIGELDLASRFRWLTATRSTVIQTSKVHPGFCNDPLAALDKLFHDMVQ
- a CDS encoding HipA family kinase; the protein is MPINPLSIRTVQVTRYVTPLREGGSLPAIAEADDGFLYVLKFRGAGQGIKALIAELIGGEMARAIGLKIPEIVFAIIDEAFGRTEPDEEIQDLLKSSVGLNLGLHYLSGSISFDPTVKHIDPLLASKIVWLDSLLMNVDRTSRNTNLLMWYKELWLIDHGAALYFHHAWDNWEIQASKPFVQVKDHVLLPFASALAEADEHCRQVLTPGLIRNIVSLVPDEWLLKDFTGTPDEIREVYYQFLMTRISHAGIFLKEAQDARTKLI
- a CDS encoding sugar phosphate isomerase/epimerase family protein, which gives rise to MTTRRSFLKQAGLITPAAMLMPNLLWADKKKHAIGIQLYTLRELIAKDPKGVLNQVAAAGYTEIETFGYGAGKYFGMTVKEFAAYAKTLELTSPSGHYMPPKFLWGAEEEGKAEINDLIETAHVMKHEYLVVPYLPAEKRTSLDDYKRLAAKLNVAGEMTRKAGIQLAYHNHDFEFKDYSGTTGYDILTSQTDENLVKFELDLYWTVFAGKDPQQLFEKLKGRVPMWHVKDMDKADRTKQTEVGNGAIDYKGIFKFAKLSGMKHFYVEQENNYVPDPVGAIQSSAKYIMANLV